A stretch of DNA from Pseudanabaena sp. BC1403:
CCAAGCAGCAGTTCTCATTATAAAAATTGGTTGTTTGAAATCCCGCCGTTGGCGGGATTTCAAACAACCAATTTTGGTGTTTCCAGCGCCTTTGGCGCTGGAAACACCAAAATTGGTTTCATAATGAGAATTGCTGATTTCCAAGAGAAAATATACCCATGCGTAGGGGCAGGTGGGAGAATAATAGGCTTTATATAGCTGTCGCCAAGCGCACTAGGACATAAAACCCAAGAATTGATTGGCGGCGCTTCGCGCCGCCAATCAATTCTTGGGTTTTGAAGAAATCACCTAAGTTCAATTTGCTGTTTAATGGAAACAACATGATTAAGATCTAAAGAATTCCAAAAAGAACGAATTTGATTGCTGACTGCTTGCCACTGCGAATAATGAAAGAAATGCTTTCCCTGATTACTCAACCAAAGGCGATCGCTATCTTTAAGATGCAATCTCCATCTTTGGTAGGCATTTTCGCCGCCAATAACATAGTCATCTAATGCACCACAAACTAACATTGGTACAGCAATCGGAGCTGGTGCGATATATGTAGGTGCATAGAGAGAATGGGGAACCAGAGAATTATCGAGATCTTGCTTAAGCAAATTGGCTAGCCAAGACAACATCTCTCGATCGCGATAGCCAAATAGATAAAACGCTGTCCGCATCAGCATCGTTTCCCGACTACAACCTATTAACTGACGCTGCTCGTAATAGTGACTATGCCAGCTAGTTGCTAAGTTAACTCCCACAGATAACAAAGTTAGCGATCGCACCTGCTCGGGATATTGTTTTGCATAGAGCCACCCAACTAAACCCGCAATTCCATGTCCAACTAAATGCACGGAGCCTTTACAAGTTTGTAAGTATTCGTGCAATGAGGCGATCGCTAAATTTAGATCGATTGCTTCGTCAGGGTTTTGGCAATATTCCCACTGGGCGATCTCATATTGTCGCGATAGCGATCGCAATAGTTGTAAATCGAAGCGGCGTAAAGATTGACTGGTGCAAATACCGACAACCTGAGGCGAGGCAGACTGTTTAAAGGTCATATTGGGGTAGTTTTTATTGCTATTAATTATTAATAAACTTTTAAATATCGGTTGTTGTTCTATCCAGAGAAAAGAAAGGAGTGAGTGACAAATAGTTACTTTTACTAAAATTTATATCAGCAATCCCTGTAAAAAGCATTTCACCACTCACTCCTGCCAACGCATTTGAACTATGTGTAATGAAGCGTGCTGAGTCAAGCCGCATCAGAACATAATCAACACTCTAACACTATTGATTATAATTATCAATAGGAAAACAAAATAAATAAAAAATAAAAGTGCTACTTTTGTTTTTGATACTAAGTACCTACGCACAATTAAATTTGTCGAAAGTGTTGCCAAGCAACACTTTCGACAAATTTAATTGTGCGTAAAGCATTGTGCTTTACTTAGCTTGCAATTGCCAGACCTTGACTGTGCGATCGGCACTACCACTGACTAGAGTTTCATCTTTAGGACTAAAACTGAGCGATAGGACTGGTGCTTCATGTTGATTGAGGATTTGCATTGATTTACCTGTTTTCACGTCCCAAATCTGAATTGTTTTATCCACACCACCAGAAGCGATCACACTGCCATCACGATTAAACTCAACCGCTAACACCCCACCTACATGCCCAGCAAGAGTACGAACGACTTTGCCAGAACTCACATCCCAGATTTTTACAGTTTGATCTTGGCTACCACTGGCGAGTAGTTTGCCATCGGGACTAAAGGCGATCGCATTTACAGGAGACCCATGTCCAGACATGCTAAGAACTTGCTTTCCTGTATTTACATCCCAGATTTTAATGGTTTTGTCAAAACTTGCACTGGCAATTCTTTTACCATCTGGATAAAAAGCGACAGAGACAACCTTATCCTGATGACCTTCAAAAGTTTGTAATAGTTCGCCTTTACGCCAATTCCA
This window harbors:
- a CDS encoding alpha/beta fold hydrolase, with product MTFKQSASPQVVGICTSQSLRRFDLQLLRSLSRQYEIAQWEYCQNPDEAIDLNLAIASLHEYLQTCKGSVHLVGHGIAGLVGWLYAKQYPEQVRSLTLLSVGVNLATSWHSHYYEQRQLIGCSRETMLMRTAFYLFGYRDREMLSWLANLLKQDLDNSLVPHSLYAPTYIAPAPIAVPMLVCGALDDYVIGGENAYQRWRLHLKDSDRLWLSNQGKHFFHYSQWQAVSNQIRSFWNSLDLNHVVSIKQQIELR